The genomic window GTTAGGCGAGTTGTATGTGAATCGTTGCTAGCCGAGTAACGCGCCATTCCAAGCTACGCTGCCTGTCGTGGCGATAGATTCAGTCGTTACCGATTTCCCAATAGATGCCGGCCATGATGCTGAGCCCTTCTTCCACGATGGTAATAGGCAGGTGTTCGTTGGGCGCGTGCTGTAGACAGCCCGGATAGGAATGGGGAATCCAGATCGTTGGCAGGCCGCGGTTGCTCCCAGAGATATCGTTCGGTAGCGAGCCAAGATTGACGCGACGAAATTTTTAGGCATAAAGTTAGTTACCAAACTAATCAATCTAGGGCTTTGAGGAGCTGGGCCTTGGATTGAGCAATCTGAATGGGAGGATATCATGAGTTTTTCACGGAAGATCGCATCCGCCGTTGCAATGGCATGCCTGCTGGGAATGCAGGTGCCTGCCTCTGCGCAATCGCTCAATCTCACGCTTGCTGGTGCAAGCCCGGGCGGGCTTTGGACGTTGATGGGCGCTGGTCTCGATTCAGCGTTGAAAAAGGGAGCACCTGGATCTTCCGTCACCTATCAAACCACGGGTGGAGGCTTCGCTAATGCCGCCATGGTCAGCCAAGGGCGCGCAGAAATCGGCCTCATTCACGACGCTGAGCTGGCCATAGCGGTTGCGGGCGGCGAGCCATTCCAGCAGCCGATCGAGAATCTGCGAACTATCGGTTACCTTTATGATTGGGCGCCGATGCAGTTTGTCGTCAACAAGAGCTTCAGCGACCGATACGGAATTTCGTCACTTGCCGATCTGGTCGAGAAGGAGGCGCCGGTCCGGATCACGATTAACCGCGCTGGCAATATTACGGGGCAGGTTGCATCTGCCATGATGGCGGCGGCTGGTGCCGACGACGAAGCAATCGCTTCCTGGGGTGGAAGCGTCGTCCAGGCTGGCTCTTCAGAGCAAAGCGGCTTGCTCCTAAACGGACGCGTCGACGTCTACACCAACGGTGTTTTCGTTGGGCACAGCTCGATCCGCGAAATTGAAAACAGCCTGGACATCAAGATCCTCGATATTCCCGAAGATGTGCGCAGAAGCGTGGCGGAAGAGTTTTCGATCGGCGAATTCACAATTCCTGCGGAAACCTACGAGAACCAGCCTGAAGATATCGAGACTGTGGCACTTGGAGCCGTGCTGGTTGCCAGCGAAAACATGTCAGAAGAAGATGCCTATACGCTTACCAAGGCAATTCTCGAAAATGTCGCGGAAATCCAGACCGTGCATCCTGCCATGGCTGATCTAACCACGGAACTCCTCGTGCGCGAGACCGCGGTACCATTTCACGATGGGGCACTGCGCGCTTACCGCGAAGCAGGCCTGATGCAATGATTGGCCGACTGTTTGACACCGGGAGGCGCCGCCAATTCGACGGCGTCTTCCGGTTCTGGTTGTTTGCGGCCTCAGCGGTGTTTGCCGCTGGGGTCGTCTATGCAAACATTTTTGCGCTGCCCGATGCGCTGCTTATCGGGATCCTGTTCGTCTGTGGAATCTATTCGCTGCTTTTCTTGGCGGTCGGAGCGTCGCGGCACTCGCCTGCCATGCCAAGCGCCTTCGACTGGATACTGTCGGCCGCGAGCGTCGCCTGCGGCATCTATTTTTTCATGATCCGCGGTTACCTCGCCAATCACATTACGCTGCTGAACCCGCTTGGCGCGGACCAACTGTTCTTCGGTGCATTGCTGCTTGGCCTGACGCTTGAAGCGACCCGTCGAACGACTGGACCGGGTCTGACGATCGTGGTTCTCATCTTCCTCGCTTACAATCTCTACGGCCATGTCCTGCCGCCGCCTTTTGGGCACGGCTATATCGATTTCGGCTCGTTCATTGACACGCTCATGTACACAACCGACGGCGTGTTCGGCGTCCCGATCCAGGTCGCGGCGAGCTATGTCTTCCTCTTCGTGATGTTCGGCGCGTTGCTGTCCAAGGCCGGTGGCGCCGATTTCATGTTCCAGATTGCTGCCGCGCTAACAGGCAAATCGCCCGGTGGCCCGGCCAAGATCGCGGTCGTTTCATCCGGGATGTACGGCATGATCTCGGGAAGTCCCACATCTGACGTGG from Georhizobium profundi includes these protein-coding regions:
- a CDS encoding TAXI family TRAP transporter solute-binding subunit, producing MQVPASAQSLNLTLAGASPGGLWTLMGAGLDSALKKGAPGSSVTYQTTGGGFANAAMVSQGRAEIGLIHDAELAIAVAGGEPFQQPIENLRTIGYLYDWAPMQFVVNKSFSDRYGISSLADLVEKEAPVRITINRAGNITGQVASAMMAAAGADDEAIASWGGSVVQAGSSEQSGLLLNGRVDVYTNGVFVGHSSIREIENSLDIKILDIPEDVRRSVAEEFSIGEFTIPAETYENQPEDIETVALGAVLVASENMSEEDAYTLTKAILENVAEIQTVHPAMADLTTELLVRETAVPFHDGALRAYREAGLMQ